One genomic region from Streptomyces sp. NBC_01304 encodes:
- a CDS encoding alkaline phosphatase family protein yields the protein MRPYRIAALIFATTLTLFATVASGAQTAQRPDLRPAAATVPVYDHVVVVIFENTNYSTIKGSTNAPYLNSLAAQGTLFTNSFGVTHPSQPNYLALFSGTQQGVTSDSCPKNFTTGNLGQQLLDKSKTFAAYSEDLPSAGYTGCSSGDYVRKHAPWADFPTVGGAAYHLPFSGFPSDYSKLPTVSFVVPDMCNDMHDCSTKTGDTWLKNNLDAYAQWAKTHNSLLIQTFDEDNFTSVNQIYTTFVGAHVKAGHQSSEQINHYGILRTLEDMYGLPALGNAASASPVADAWDTGTPPDPGTTVYADDFETDPGWMVNPSGTDTATAGRWERGDPQQTVSTASNLVTQLGTTPSGTQALTTGLAAGSSYGANDVDGGVTSVRSGVIALPAGSSSLTLNLKYSLAHGDNSGPDDYFRVKVVDGSTATTVLEKKGVASTSVAGSWQSASVNLAAYAGKSVRLLIETADAGTGSLLETQVDDVRITSN from the coding sequence GTGCGTCCCTACCGCATCGCAGCCCTGATCTTCGCCACGACCCTCACGCTCTTCGCCACCGTGGCATCCGGTGCGCAAACAGCCCAGCGGCCGGACCTGCGCCCCGCGGCTGCGACAGTGCCCGTCTACGACCACGTCGTCGTCGTGATCTTCGAGAACACCAACTACAGCACCATCAAGGGCTCCACCAACGCGCCCTATCTCAACTCCCTGGCCGCCCAGGGCACGCTCTTCACCAACTCCTTCGGTGTGACCCACCCGAGCCAGCCCAACTACCTCGCCCTCTTCTCCGGCACCCAGCAGGGCGTCACCAGCGACTCCTGCCCCAAGAACTTCACCACCGGGAACCTGGGCCAACAGCTCCTGGACAAGAGCAAGACCTTCGCGGCGTACTCCGAAGACCTGCCGAGCGCCGGCTACACGGGCTGCAGCAGCGGCGATTACGTCCGCAAGCACGCGCCCTGGGCCGACTTCCCGACCGTCGGCGGGGCCGCGTACCACCTGCCGTTCTCCGGATTTCCCAGCGACTACAGCAAGTTGCCCACGGTGTCGTTCGTCGTCCCGGACATGTGCAATGACATGCACGACTGCTCCACCAAGACCGGCGACACCTGGCTGAAGAACAATCTCGACGCCTACGCGCAGTGGGCCAAGACCCACAACAGCCTGCTCATCCAGACCTTCGACGAGGACAACTTCACCTCGGTCAACCAGATCTACACGACGTTCGTCGGCGCGCACGTCAAGGCCGGCCACCAGTCCTCCGAGCAGATCAACCACTACGGGATCCTGCGTACCTTGGAGGACATGTACGGGCTGCCCGCGCTCGGCAACGCGGCAAGCGCAAGTCCGGTCGCCGACGCCTGGGACACCGGCACACCGCCCGACCCCGGCACCACGGTGTACGCGGACGACTTCGAGACGGACCCGGGCTGGATGGTGAATCCGTCCGGCACGGACACCGCGACGGCCGGCCGGTGGGAGCGCGGCGACCCCCAGCAGACCGTGTCCACCGCGTCGAATCTGGTCACCCAGCTCGGCACCACCCCCTCGGGGACGCAGGCCCTCACCACCGGGCTCGCAGCGGGCAGTTCGTACGGGGCGAACGACGTCGACGGCGGCGTGACCTCCGTCCGCTCCGGCGTCATCGCCCTGCCCGCGGGATCGTCGTCGCTGACGCTGAACCTCAAGTACAGCCTGGCGCACGGCGACAACTCCGGCCCTGACGACTACTTCCGCGTGAAGGTGGTCGACGGCTCCACCGCCACCACGGTCCTGGAGAAGAAGGGCGTGGCCTCCACCTCCGTTGCCGGCAGCTGGCAGTCGGCCTCGGTGAACCTCGCCGCATACGCCGGGAAGTCGGTGCGGCTGCTCATCGAGACGGCCGATGCCGGCACCGGCAGTCTCCTGGAGACACAGGTCGACGACGTCCGGATCACCAGCAACTGA
- a CDS encoding MFS transporter, with the protein MGARVYLSTIGLRAQAGQAPARTPGLKAVGTNVLALGAVSLATDISAEMVTAVLPLYFVVTLHLTPAAYGVIDGLYTGATALLRLVGGYLADRTRRRKATAGAGYALSAVAKLGLLAAGGSAPALGAVLVADRAGKGLRTAPRDALIALSVPEQALGRAFGVHRAMDSLGAFAGPLAALGILALAGGATAEGFDALFVTSFCVAALGLVVLATVVTDHREPRPAAGSVSPGAAAALLGDPAVRRLLGAAAVLGAATIGDGFVYLLLLREQGLATGWFPMLAVGTSLAYLLLAAPLGALADRWGRAPMVLAGYAALLVVYVLLSASAGLPLTVLALALYGMFYAATDGVLMALAAPVLPPALRTTGLALVQSAQALAYVLSSVGFGLAWHHWGATAATRAAAGAVLLAIAVTTVLLLRPTPKEPAA; encoded by the coding sequence ATGGGAGCACGCGTGTACCTGTCGACCATCGGCCTGCGCGCACAGGCCGGTCAAGCGCCCGCCCGTACCCCGGGCCTGAAAGCCGTCGGCACGAACGTTCTCGCGCTGGGCGCGGTAAGCCTGGCCACCGACATCTCCGCCGAGATGGTCACCGCCGTCCTGCCGCTCTACTTCGTCGTCACACTCCACCTCACCCCTGCCGCATACGGCGTCATCGACGGCCTCTACACCGGGGCCACCGCCCTGCTCCGGCTCGTCGGGGGCTACCTCGCCGACCGGACCCGGCGCCGCAAGGCCACCGCGGGCGCCGGATACGCCCTGTCCGCCGTGGCCAAACTGGGGCTGCTCGCCGCGGGCGGCTCGGCGCCCGCCCTCGGCGCGGTCCTCGTCGCCGACCGGGCCGGCAAGGGTCTGCGCACCGCGCCGCGCGATGCCCTCATCGCGCTGTCCGTTCCCGAGCAGGCACTAGGCCGGGCATTCGGCGTGCACCGTGCGATGGACAGCCTGGGCGCGTTCGCCGGCCCGCTGGCCGCACTCGGCATCCTCGCACTCGCGGGCGGCGCCACCGCCGAAGGGTTCGACGCCCTGTTCGTCACCAGCTTCTGCGTCGCCGCGCTCGGCCTGGTCGTCCTCGCCACCGTCGTCACCGACCACCGCGAACCCCGCCCCGCCGCGGGCAGCGTCTCACCGGGTGCGGCAGCCGCACTCCTTGGCGACCCGGCCGTGCGCCGGCTCCTGGGCGCGGCGGCCGTCCTGGGCGCGGCCACCATCGGCGACGGCTTCGTCTATCTGCTCCTGCTGCGCGAACAGGGCCTGGCCACCGGCTGGTTCCCGATGCTCGCCGTCGGGACCAGCCTCGCCTACCTGCTCCTCGCCGCCCCCTTGGGGGCGCTCGCCGACCGCTGGGGCCGCGCCCCGATGGTCCTGGCGGGCTATGCCGCCCTGCTCGTCGTCTACGTCCTGCTCTCCGCATCCGCCGGCCTGCCGCTGACCGTGCTCGCCCTCGCTCTCTACGGCATGTTCTACGCCGCCACCGATGGCGTGCTGATGGCCCTGGCCGCCCCCGTACTGCCACCAGCACTGCGCACCACGGGCCTCGCCCTCGTCCAAAGTGCGCAGGCCCTCGCGTACGTCCTGTCGTCCGTCGGCTTCGGCCTCGCCTGGCATCACTGGGGTGCGACGGCCGCCACCAGAGCCGCCGCGGGCGCCGTGCTCCTCGCCATCGCCGTGACGACCGTGCTGCTGCTGCGCCCCACCCCCAAGGAGCCCGCCGCATGA